A genomic segment from Nicotiana sylvestris chromosome 1, ASM39365v2, whole genome shotgun sequence encodes:
- the LOC138871003 gene encoding protein FAR1-RELATED SEQUENCE 5-like: MRFRDKDTLFAFYKEHARLRGFSVIKRNSNKKRGDTVGYITYCCDRTRIRKIKFTTKSNNCKARLAAILDDSGCWRVSKVVHDHNHDLLPSVSRLMAGHRPICDSLKRDLVAHDRSGIRPSKNIRFAKVQRGGPQNLGCTPKDCRNYILKSRNFEMQEGDAQSLLTFFMKSR, from the coding sequence ATGCGATTTAGAGATAAAGATACTTTGTTTGCATTCTACAAAGAACATGCACGACTGAGAGGATTCTCCGTCATCAAAAGAAATTCCAACAAGAAGCGTGGTGACACTGTCGGGTATATAACCTACTGTTGTGATAGGACTAGGATTCGCAAAATCAAGTTTACCACTAAGAGTAACAATTGTAAAGCTAGACTAGCTGCTATTTTGGATGATTCTGGTTGTTGGCGCGTCTCTAAGGTCGTTCACGATCACAATCATGATTTGCTCCCATCCGTATCGCGCCTGATGGCTGGACATAGGCCTATTTGTGATTCTTTGAAGAGGGATCTTGTAGCTCACGATCGATCTGGCATTAGACCCTCCAAGAATATTAGATTTGCTAAGGTTCAACGCGGTGGACCGCAAAATTTGGGTTGCACTCCAAAGGATTGTAGAAATTATATTTTGAAGAGTAGGAATTTTGAAATGCAAGAAGGGGATGCACAGTCGCTGCTCACTTTTTTCATGAAATCCAGGTAA
- the LOC138871008 gene encoding protein FAR-RED IMPAIRED RESPONSE 1-like: MPYASFVGINHHRQSILLVYALMSHEDFDSYKLVFRTCLDAMGNVHPDAIIPNQCQSIKVAIAEVMPNTIHRYRIWHIFSKFPVYLSGVRPSKIADVEFKSMVLDNITVEVFERKCTEYIARYNLHTRNWFIKLYFEKEK, encoded by the coding sequence ATGCCATATGCTTCATTTGTTGGCATCAATCACCATAGACAGTCCATCTTACTAGTATATGCTCTCATGTCTCATGAAGATTTTGATAGTTACAAattagtttttagaacttgtcTTGATGCCATGGGAAATGTTCATCCAGATGCGATCATACCTAATCAGTGTCAGAGCATTAAGGTAGCCATTGCTGAAGTGATGCCAAATACAATACATAGGTATcgtatttggcatatattctcaAAGTTTCCTGTTTACTTAAGTGGTGTTCGTCCTTCTAAAATTGCAGATGTAGAATTTAAATCCATGGTCCTTGACAACATTACTGTTGAAGTTTTTGAGAGAAAATGCACAGAATATATTGCAAGGTATAATTTGCATACAAGGAATTGGTTCATCAAGCTTTACTTTGAGAAGGAAAAATAG
- the LOC138871012 gene encoding uncharacterized protein — MQYSDQQSYNAPPALISAPPLQSFRGGHSGRQGQQSQQPRACYTYGDMGHIARFCPRVSSSSQHQGSRAMVQAPEQYVLHLPDTYSGVIEINAPRLKSLDYKGSVWFISLKIVPLLAQLSLALRGGYILDAKSHYTRLFESFCALEHLHLDNHSVKLLAAGAGEVPTSLPFRVDCVKNLYLFDLYLSELYSVSCALCLIRSFPYLKYIEIKVDDSGVPMALDNIDLKGSFGDTTLNNLSIIVIKSIRGTNPHMQ, encoded by the exons atgcagtattctgatcagcagtcctataatgcaccaccagctcttattagtgcaccgccactccagagttttcggggtggtcattcaggtcgtcagggccagCAGTCTCAACAGCCGAGGGCTTGCTACACTTATGGTgatatgggccacattgctaggttttgccctcgagtctcgagtagctctcagcatcagggttctcgtgccatggtacaggcaccag AGCAATATGTGCTTCATCTCCCAGATACTTACAGCGGTGTCATTGAAATTAATGCCCCCAGATTGAAGTCCCTTGACTACAAAGGTAGTGTATGGTTTATTAGTTTAAAAATTGTTCCTCTTCTGGCACAATTATCACTTGCTCTTAGGGGAGGCTATATCCTGGACGCAAAATCTCACTATACTAGGTTATTTGAGTCTTTTTGTGcactggaacatctccatttggaTAACCATAGTGTCAAG TTATTGGCTGCAGGTGCAGGAGAAGTACCAACTAGTCTTCCCTTTCGTGTTGACTGTGTGAAAAATCTTTACCTCTTTGATCTTTATCTGAGTGAATTGTATTCCGTCTCCTGTGCTTTGTGTTTGATCAGAAGCTTcccatatttaaaatatatagaaatTAAG GTGGATGATAGTGGTGTACCTATGGCACTGgataatattgatttgaaaggaAGTTTTGGAGATACAACATTGAACAACCTCAGTATAATTGTGATTAAGAGCATTCGAGGGACAAATCCTCACATGCAGTAG